From a single Pseudomonas sp. A34-9 genomic region:
- a CDS encoding Ig-like domain-containing protein — translation MWWSIFGGAKVKSRATAGQRSLASPMIMSLEPRMLFDGAVAATVADTAAQADSHAPTAADAAKAPAADHPVASKDTHGQADATPAVSPVAVPGQSVVFVDSRVKDADSLLQGIAPGTQVVKLDATKDGLQQIADFLDQHHGVSSVQIIAHGNAGDLWLGNSYLSADNVAQRSAVLAEIGKDMNAGGDILIYGCYTAEGDRGLSFVDSLAQLTGRDVAASNNRTGVGGDWDLEIATGTIESANVLSSKAMSEYQWGLATWTATNNLNSGVGSLRAALASAQNGDIVTFSSGMTVQLTSELLINKSLTVDGDLNNDGVADVTLDGQYKTRVVEVTSGSTVTLDGLVITKGLVAGNGGNGGSAAAGAMGGGIFNAGILTLNNVTVTANAASGGGGGGGVTGGYVGGGGGGGAGIGGQIGGHGGSSGPATGTYAGGAGSANAGGYGGGYSPTDMGGRGGTSTGGAGGNGGSAGAGYSHGGNGGSASNGSLSIGGGGGGSGWDKVGGVGGNAAGGIYNASTGTLKVIGTSVISNNIAAGGGGGGGGGVGSNGADGGAGGRGVGAIWNNGGVVLITASNFAAISGNGAASGGGGLSNGGSTGTTPSALVGIFNNGGTLNTAYVEPPTATIVMADTALKIGETSLVTITFSRAVSGFTNADLTIANGTLTAVSSSDGGLTWTATFTPTNNITDATNLITLDNTGVTAISDGVAGVGTTNSVNYTIDTARPTVTIVMADTAIKIGDTSLVTFTFSEAVSGFTNADLTIANGTLTAVSSSDGGITWTGTFTPTASITDTTNLITLDNTGIADLAGNAGSGTTDSNNYAIDTVRPTATIVVADTNLAAGETSVVTITFSEAVSGFTIADLTVANGTLSGLSSSDGGITWTVTLTPTTSVTDTTNLITLDNTGVNDLAGNVGSGTTNSNNYAIDTARPTATIVVADNALKIGETSLVTITFSEAVTGFTNADLTIVNGTLTAVSSSDGGITWTATFTPTASITDATNLITLNNTGISDLNGNTGTGTTDSNNYAIDTVRPTATIVLADNNLKIGETSLVTITFSEAVSGFTNADLTIANGTLTAVSSSDGGITWTATFTPSANVTDATNLITLDQTGVADLAGNAGTGTVDSGNYAIDTQRPTATIVVADSSLSAGETSLVTITFSEAVSGFTNADLTIPNGTLTAVSSSDGGITWTATYTPTVAINDATNVITLANTGIADLAGNAGAGTTNSGNFTIDTVVPTATIIIADNSLRIGETSLVTITFSEAVTGFTNADLTIANGTLTAVSSSDGGITWTATFTPTSNITDATNLITLDNSGVQNLSGNAGSGTTDSNNYAVDTQRPTATIVVADTALGVGQTSLVTITFSEAVSGFTNADLTIANGTMSAVSSSDGGIIWTATFTPAAGITDTSNLITLDNTGIADLAGNTGSGTTDSNNYAVDSQRPTATIVMSDADLRPGETALVTITFSEAVSGFDNSDLSVANGTLSNVSSSDGGITWTATFTPTIGVSDASNLIVLNNSGISDLAGNAGTGTTNSANYAVQTEVPTATIVVADTALKAGETSTVTITFSEAVSGFTNADLTIANGTLSNVASSDGGITWTATFTPTSNITDTSNLITLDNSGVTNASGNSGVGTTDSNNFAIDTALPTATIVVADNRLGIGETTTVTITFSEAVSGFDLSDISVANGTLANLTSSDGGITWTATLTPTANVNDTTNLIIVDTAGVQDQAGNLGASIAISNNYALDATRPTVDIVVANPHLGIGQTTTVTFTFSEAVSNFDLSDLSVTNGDLSNLSSSDGGKTWTATFTPTANVSDPSNFIALDTSNVTDLAGNVGSTVAVSNNYALDSERPTATVVITNPNLGIGQTSQVTITFNEAVSGFDLADINVGNGTLSNLSSSDGGKTWTATLTPNANVNSASNAISVNSAGVSDASGNSGSGVSSSNNYAINTVPVVIPPIVPTTPTSVVIPDPLIRSSDPVVPPPPPNVPLQPVIFTPPTGDLGSPLTFAPLFEQRVIGNGIRPIGDIFINHGALSRSFIAQVFSSSDSGGDGSGHGFLGFGGGDGGVFASSTLASLFNQDSAAERDSLNAFGSHSLKAGDISQGLRGVFGAPTLGQQLQQLKDNEQHRVDSLAAALQQVGISEISA, via the coding sequence ATGTGGTGGAGCATTTTTGGCGGTGCAAAGGTCAAGTCTCGGGCAACCGCAGGTCAGCGTTCACTGGCCTCGCCGATGATCATGTCGCTGGAGCCGCGCATGCTGTTCGACGGCGCGGTGGCCGCCACCGTCGCCGATACCGCTGCGCAAGCCGACAGCCATGCACCCACCGCTGCCGATGCGGCCAAGGCGCCGGCAGCCGATCATCCCGTTGCGAGCAAGGACACCCACGGCCAGGCTGATGCCACGCCGGCCGTCAGCCCGGTCGCGGTGCCCGGCCAGAGTGTGGTGTTCGTCGATTCGCGGGTGAAGGATGCCGACAGCCTGCTGCAAGGCATTGCTCCCGGTACGCAAGTGGTGAAACTCGACGCGACCAAGGACGGTTTGCAGCAGATCGCCGACTTCCTCGATCAACATCATGGCGTCAGTTCGGTGCAGATCATTGCCCACGGCAATGCCGGTGATCTGTGGCTGGGCAACAGTTATCTCTCTGCAGACAACGTCGCTCAACGCAGCGCGGTCCTGGCTGAAATCGGCAAGGACATGAACGCTGGCGGCGACATCCTGATTTACGGTTGCTACACCGCCGAAGGTGACCGCGGCTTGAGTTTCGTCGACTCGCTGGCGCAGTTGACCGGGCGTGATGTGGCCGCTTCGAACAATCGCACCGGTGTCGGCGGCGACTGGGACCTGGAGATCGCCACCGGCACCATCGAAAGCGCCAACGTACTGTCGAGCAAAGCCATGAGCGAGTACCAGTGGGGCCTGGCCACCTGGACGGCGACCAATAACCTCAATTCGGGCGTCGGCTCGTTGCGCGCAGCCCTGGCGTCGGCGCAGAACGGCGATATCGTCACGTTCAGTTCCGGCATGACCGTGCAGCTCACTTCTGAGCTGCTGATCAACAAGAGCCTCACCGTTGACGGCGATCTGAATAATGACGGCGTGGCCGACGTGACCCTCGATGGTCAGTACAAAACCCGCGTCGTGGAAGTCACCTCCGGCAGCACCGTGACCCTCGACGGCCTGGTGATCACCAAAGGTCTGGTGGCCGGCAATGGTGGCAATGGCGGCTCAGCGGCGGCCGGGGCCATGGGCGGCGGTATTTTCAACGCCGGCATCCTTACCCTTAACAACGTGACCGTTACCGCGAACGCCGCTTCCGGCGGCGGTGGCGGCGGTGGTGTGACCGGCGGTTATGTTGGTGGTGGCGGAGGCGGCGGTGCGGGTATCGGTGGCCAGATCGGTGGCCATGGCGGTTCTTCCGGCCCGGCCACCGGCACCTATGCCGGGGGGGCGGGGAGTGCCAATGCCGGCGGCTATGGCGGCGGTTACAGCCCGACCGACATGGGCGGGCGCGGCGGCACCAGCACCGGTGGCGCGGGCGGCAATGGCGGCAGCGCCGGTGCCGGTTACAGTCATGGCGGCAATGGCGGTTCGGCCAGCAATGGCAGCCTGTCGATTGGCGGCGGCGGTGGCGGTTCCGGCTGGGACAAAGTCGGTGGCGTCGGCGGCAATGCGGCCGGCGGTATCTACAACGCTTCGACCGGTACCCTGAAAGTCATCGGCACCTCGGTCATCAGCAACAACATCGCTGCCGGTGGCGGTGGCGGGGGCGGCGGTGGTGTCGGCAGCAACGGCGCCGATGGCGGTGCCGGTGGTCGCGGCGTCGGGGCGATCTGGAACAACGGCGGCGTGGTGCTGATCACCGCGAGCAACTTTGCTGCAATCAGTGGCAATGGCGCGGCCAGCGGTGGCGGCGGACTGTCGAACGGTGGTTCTACCGGCACGACGCCGAGTGCGCTGGTGGGTATCTTCAATAACGGCGGTACGCTCAACACCGCCTATGTGGAGCCGCCGACCGCAACCATTGTGATGGCCGATACGGCACTGAAAATCGGCGAAACCTCGCTGGTGACCATCACTTTCAGCCGCGCAGTGAGCGGTTTCACCAACGCCGACCTGACCATCGCCAATGGCACGCTGACGGCGGTGAGCAGCAGCGACGGCGGCCTCACCTGGACGGCCACCTTCACCCCGACCAACAACATCACCGACGCCACCAATCTCATTACCCTCGACAATACCGGCGTGACAGCGATCAGCGACGGAGTCGCGGGCGTCGGTACGACCAACTCGGTCAATTACACGATCGATACTGCACGGCCGACCGTGACCATCGTGATGGCCGATACGGCAATAAAGATCGGTGATACCTCGTTGGTGACTTTCACCTTCAGTGAAGCCGTGAGCGGTTTCACCAACGCCGACCTGACCATCGCCAATGGCACGCTGACGGCAGTCAGCAGCAGCGACGGCGGCATCACCTGGACGGGGACGTTCACCCCGACCGCCAGCATCACCGATACCACCAACCTCATCACGCTGGACAACACCGGCATCGCTGACCTGGCGGGCAACGCCGGCAGCGGCACCACCGACTCGAATAATTACGCGATCGACACCGTGCGGCCGACGGCGACCATTGTTGTTGCCGATACCAATCTGGCGGCAGGCGAAACCTCGGTGGTGACCATCACTTTCAGCGAAGCGGTGAGCGGTTTCACCATCGCCGATCTGACCGTGGCCAACGGCACGCTGAGCGGACTGAGCAGCAGCGATGGCGGCATTACCTGGACGGTCACGCTGACGCCAACCACCAGCGTCACCGACACCACCAACCTGATCACGCTGGACAACACCGGGGTCAATGATCTGGCCGGCAACGTCGGCAGCGGCACCACCAACTCCAACAATTACGCCATCGACACCGCGCGGCCGACGGCGACCATCGTGGTCGCCGACAACGCGCTGAAAATCGGCGAAACCTCGTTGGTCACCATCACCTTCAGCGAAGCGGTGACTGGATTCACCAACGCTGACCTGACCATCGTCAACGGTACGCTGACAGCGGTCAGCAGCAGCGATGGCGGCATCACCTGGACGGCGACTTTCACCCCGACCGCGAGCATCACCGATGCGACCAACCTGATCACCCTGAACAACACCGGCATCAGCGATCTAAATGGTAATACCGGCACCGGCACTACTGACTCCAACAACTACGCCATCGATACGGTGCGACCCACCGCCACCATCGTTCTCGCCGACAACAACCTGAAAATCGGTGAGACCTCGCTGGTGACCATCACCTTCAGCGAAGCGGTGAGTGGTTTCACCAATGCCGACCTGACCATTGCCAACGGCACGTTGACCGCGGTGAGCAGCAGCGACGGCGGCATCACCTGGACCGCGACTTTCACGCCGAGCGCCAACGTCACCGATGCCACCAACCTCATCACCCTCGACCAGACCGGCGTCGCTGACCTGGCCGGCAACGCCGGCACTGGCACCGTCGATTCCGGCAACTACGCCATCGACACCCAGCGCCCGACCGCCACCATCGTGGTGGCGGATTCCAGCCTGAGCGCCGGTGAAACGTCGTTGGTGACCATCACTTTCTCGGAAGCGGTGAGCGGCTTCACCAACGCTGACCTGACGATTCCCAACGGCACGTTGACCGCCGTCAGCAGCAGCGACGGCGGCATTACCTGGACCGCGACTTACACGCCGACGGTGGCAATCAATGACGCAACCAACGTCATCACCCTTGCCAATACCGGCATCGCCGACCTGGCAGGTAACGCCGGCGCGGGCACCACCAATTCCGGCAACTTCACCATCGACACCGTAGTGCCGACGGCGACCATCATCATTGCCGACAATTCGCTGAGAATCGGCGAAACCTCGCTGGTGACCATCACCTTCAGCGAAGCGGTGACCGGTTTCACCAATGCCGACCTGACGATTGCCAACGGCACCTTGACGGCGGTGAGCAGCAGTGATGGCGGCATCACCTGGACGGCGACTTTCACGCCGACCAGCAACATCACCGACGCCACTAACCTGATCACACTCGACAACAGCGGCGTACAAAACCTGTCCGGCAACGCGGGCAGCGGCACTACCGATTCCAACAACTATGCCGTCGATACCCAGCGCCCGACCGCGACCATCGTGGTCGCCGATACGGCGCTTGGTGTCGGTCAGACCTCGCTGGTGACCATCACCTTTAGCGAGGCGGTGAGTGGTTTCACCAACGCCGACCTGACCATCGCCAACGGTACGATGAGCGCGGTGAGCAGCAGTGACGGCGGCATCATCTGGACGGCCACCTTCACGCCGGCGGCGGGTATCACCGACACCAGCAACCTCATCACCCTGGACAACACCGGCATCGCCGACCTGGCGGGCAATACCGGCAGCGGCACCACCGATTCGAATAACTACGCGGTGGACAGTCAGCGTCCGACCGCCACGATCGTCATGAGTGATGCCGATCTGCGTCCCGGCGAAACCGCGCTCGTCACGATCACCTTCAGCGAAGCAGTCAGCGGCTTCGACAATAGCGACCTGAGCGTCGCCAACGGCACGCTGAGCAACGTCTCGTCGAGCGACGGCGGCATCACCTGGACGGCCACGTTCACGCCGACCATCGGTGTCAGCGACGCCAGCAACCTGATCGTCCTGAACAACAGCGGCATCAGCGATCTGGCCGGTAATGCCGGCACCGGCACCACCAACTCGGCCAACTACGCGGTGCAGACCGAAGTGCCGACCGCGACCATCGTCGTTGCGGATACCGCGCTCAAGGCCGGCGAAACCTCGACGGTGACCATCACCTTCAGTGAAGCGGTCAGCGGTTTCACCAATGCGGATTTGACCATCGCCAATGGCACCCTGAGCAACGTCGCCTCCAGTGACGGCGGCATTACCTGGACGGCGACGTTCACGCCAACCAGCAACATCACCGACACCAGCAACCTGATCACCCTCGACAACAGTGGCGTGACCAACGCCTCCGGCAACAGCGGCGTCGGCACCACCGATTCGAACAATTTCGCCATCGACACGGCGTTGCCGACCGCGACCATTGTGGTCGCCGACAATCGCCTGGGCATCGGTGAAACCACCACGGTGACGATCACTTTCAGTGAAGCGGTCAGCGGGTTCGATCTCTCGGACATCAGCGTCGCCAACGGCACACTGGCCAACCTGACCAGCAGCGACGGCGGCATCACCTGGACCGCCACGCTGACGCCGACGGCCAACGTCAACGACACCACCAACCTGATCATCGTCGACACCGCCGGTGTGCAGGATCAGGCTGGCAACCTTGGCGCCAGCATCGCCATCTCCAACAATTACGCGCTGGATGCGACCCGGCCAACGGTGGACATCGTGGTCGCCAATCCGCACTTGGGTATCGGTCAGACCACCACGGTGACCTTCACCTTCAGCGAGGCGGTGAGCAATTTCGACCTGTCCGATCTGAGCGTGACCAACGGCGATTTGAGCAACCTCAGCAGCAGCGATGGCGGCAAGACCTGGACGGCGACGTTCACGCCGACGGCCAATGTCAGCGATCCGAGCAACTTCATCGCGCTGGACACCAGCAACGTCACCGATCTGGCCGGCAACGTCGGCAGCACCGTCGCGGTGTCGAACAATTACGCGCTCGACAGCGAACGGCCGACCGCCACCGTCGTCATCACCAACCCGAACCTGGGCATCGGCCAGACCTCGCAGGTGACCATTACCTTCAACGAGGCAGTCAGCGGCTTTGATCTGGCCGACATCAATGTCGGCAACGGCACCTTGTCCAACCTGAGCAGCAGCGATGGCGGCAAGACCTGGACCGCGACACTGACGCCGAATGCCAACGTCAACAGCGCCAGCAACGCGATCAGCGTCAACAGTGCCGGGGTCAGCGATGCGTCCGGGAACAGCGGCAGCGGAGTCAGCAGTTCCAACAACTACGCCATCAATACAGTGCCGGTGGTCATTCCGCCCATCGTGCCGACCACGCCGACCAGCGTCGTGATCCCGGATCCGCTCATTCGCAGCAGCGACCCGGTGGTGCCACCACCGCCGCCGAACGTGCCGCTGCAACCGGTCATCTTCACTCCGCCAACCGGCGATCTCGGTTCACCGCTGACCTTCGCGCCGTTGTTCGAGCAACGGGTGATCGGCAACGGCATCCGTCCGATTGGCGATATTTTCATCAATCACGGCGCCCTCAGCCGCAGCTTCATCGCGCAGGTGTTCAGCAGCAGTGACAGCGGCGGCGATGGTTCCGGCCACGGTTTCCTCGGCTTTGGCGGTGGTGATGGCGGCGTATTCGCCAGCAGCACGCTGGCGAGCCTGTTCAATCAGGACAGCGCCGCCGAGCGCGATTCGCTGAACGCGTTTGGCAGTCACTCACTCAAGGCCGGGGATATTTCCCAGGGCCTGCGCGGCGTGTTTGGCGCACCGACGCTGGGCCAGCAATTGCAGCAACTCAAAGACAACGAACAGCACCGGGTCGATAGCCTGGCCGCGGCGCTGCAACAGGTCGGCATCAGCGAAATATCGGCCTGA
- a CDS encoding TolC family protein codes for MKTSQKLFGASLLALAISGCAVTSEPIERSVSEQRAKTDLQSMYKDQEPLRGPLTLHQAMARAVKYNLEGRLKIMEEALAKRQLDLASFDMLPRMALDAGYVGRNNVNASSSQSVRTGTQSLEPSTSQDRDREVADLTMVWNVLDFGVSYISAKQQGDQRLIVQERRRKVINTIVQDVRSAYWRAMAAERLLKQIDSLMARVQTARDNSQTLSDQRIGDPVQSLGYQRSLIEATRQLEEQRRALSLAKTELATLINLPLGTNLTLATDDGYQIPQLKVDLAKLEQEALTSRPELREQDYQTRISAAETRKAMLRLLPGLEFSAGGHYDSNSFLVEQGWADYGVKVTWNLFNVISAPAAINVAKAGEEVATARRQAMSIAVLAQLYVANANYQEALRQFKTNQQLSDIDGQIVGQLRNRHQAAGIGELELIQGELNNLQADLRRDLSYADLRNAYGQIFASAGLDPLPDQVQSTEVQSIATALANRESAWAAGDISVPVVAHAPAQ; via the coding sequence ATGAAGACAAGTCAGAAGTTGTTCGGCGCCAGCCTGCTGGCGCTGGCGATCAGCGGATGTGCAGTGACCAGTGAACCGATTGAACGCAGCGTCAGTGAACAGCGCGCCAAGACCGACCTGCAAAGCATGTACAAGGATCAGGAACCGCTGCGCGGGCCGTTGACCCTGCACCAGGCCATGGCCCGTGCCGTGAAGTACAACCTCGAAGGCCGCTTGAAGATCATGGAGGAAGCGCTGGCCAAGCGGCAGCTCGACCTCGCCAGTTTCGACATGTTGCCGCGCATGGCGCTGGACGCCGGTTATGTCGGGCGCAACAACGTCAACGCCTCCAGCAGCCAGAGCGTGCGCACCGGCACCCAGTCGCTGGAACCATCGACCTCGCAGGATCGCGACCGCGAGGTCGCCGACCTGACCATGGTCTGGAACGTCCTCGACTTCGGCGTCAGTTACATCAGCGCCAAGCAGCAGGGCGATCAGCGCCTGATCGTCCAGGAGCGTCGACGCAAGGTGATCAACACCATCGTTCAGGACGTACGCTCGGCCTATTGGCGCGCGATGGCCGCCGAGCGCCTGCTCAAGCAGATCGACAGCCTGATGGCGCGGGTGCAGACCGCCCGCGACAACAGCCAGACCCTGAGCGATCAACGCATTGGCGATCCGGTGCAATCGCTCGGTTACCAGCGCTCGTTGATCGAAGCCACGCGCCAGCTGGAAGAACAGCGTCGCGCCTTGTCGTTGGCGAAAACCGAACTGGCGACGCTGATCAACCTGCCGCTGGGCACCAACCTGACGCTGGCCACCGATGACGGTTATCAGATTCCGCAGCTTAAGGTCGATCTGGCGAAACTCGAACAAGAAGCCCTGACCAGTCGCCCGGAACTGCGCGAGCAGGATTACCAGACACGCATCAGCGCCGCCGAAACCCGCAAAGCCATGCTGCGCTTGTTGCCGGGCCTGGAGTTCTCCGCTGGCGGCCATTACGACAGCAACTCCTTCCTCGTCGAACAGGGCTGGGCCGACTACGGCGTCAAAGTCACCTGGAACCTGTTCAACGTAATCTCCGCACCGGCGGCGATCAACGTCGCCAAGGCTGGCGAAGAGGTCGCCACTGCGCGGCGGCAGGCGATGTCGATTGCCGTGCTGGCGCAGCTCTACGTGGCCAACGCCAACTATCAAGAAGCGCTGCGTCAGTTCAAGACCAACCAGCAATTGTCGGATATCGACGGGCAGATCGTTGGCCAACTGCGCAACCGTCATCAAGCGGCGGGGATTGGCGAGCTGGAGCTGATTCAGGGCGAGCTGAACAACCTGCAAGCAGACCTGCGCCGCGATTTGTCGTACGCCGATCTGCGCAATGCCTACGGCCAGATTTTTGCCAGCGCCGGCCTCGATCCGCTGCCGGATCAAGTGCAATCCACCGAAGTGCAGTCGATCGCCACCGCGCTGGCCAATCGCGAGTCGGCGTGGGCGGCGGGGGATATCTCGGTGCCGGTGGTGGCGCATGCCCCAGCACAATGA
- the cysC gene encoding adenylyl-sulfate kinase yields MPQHNDVLAPNASISRTQREARNGHRGAAILLTGLPAAGKSTLAQALQATLFGDGRQSVVLDGDSLRTGLNRDLGFSDTDRQENIRRASELAALLVDNGQIVILAMIAPLAELRDVFAQRLGDDYREVWCSASLAVCEQRDPKGHYARARRGDLLGFTGISAPYEPPAQPSLVLDTGAQSVDTCLDRLLTWLGECSVLPKT; encoded by the coding sequence ATGCCCCAGCACAATGATGTGCTGGCACCGAACGCCAGCATCAGCCGCACGCAACGCGAGGCCCGCAATGGTCATCGCGGTGCGGCGATCCTGCTGACCGGTTTGCCGGCGGCAGGCAAATCGACATTGGCGCAAGCGCTGCAGGCCACGTTGTTTGGGGATGGTCGGCAAAGCGTGGTGCTCGACGGCGACAGTTTGCGCACAGGCCTCAACCGGGATCTGGGCTTCAGCGATACCGATCGCCAGGAAAATATTCGCCGCGCCAGCGAACTCGCGGCGCTACTGGTGGACAACGGGCAGATCGTGATTCTGGCGATGATTGCGCCGCTGGCCGAGCTGCGTGATGTGTTCGCACAGCGCTTGGGTGACGACTATCGCGAAGTCTGGTGCAGCGCGTCACTGGCGGTGTGCGAGCAGCGTGATCCGAAAGGGCATTACGCCCGCGCCCGACGCGGCGACCTGCTCGGGTTTACCGGCATTTCCGCGCCCTATGAGCCGCCGGCGCAGCCGTCGTTGGTGCTCGACACCGGCGCGCAATCGGTCGACACCTGCCTCGATCGGCTGCTGACCTGGCTCGGGGAGTGTTCGGTGTTGCCCAAGACATGA
- a CDS encoding aspartyl/asparaginyl beta-hydroxylase domain-containing protein, translating to MSRPAYSRLPVTVDLPLLLQALSAIADDAWRSHFNAGYFSGDWSGVALISAVDALTELSPGRGEPVQRAAWQRDPRWSRALQDLPLDIVSARLLRLGPGGRIHEHRDYDLDGPDADLRLHIPLLSPPDVDFWLDGRRVPMQAGECWFLDLARAHRVANRDTSARVHLVLDCRPSVWLAQMIAQGLPDTPAPELSDSALQRFQRRVAEDAALSAELQALHDPQIFISRTLVLAAEQGLEISPEELRAAMRNGRRQWTEQWSH from the coding sequence ATGAGCCGCCCGGCGTATTCGCGATTGCCAGTAACCGTGGATTTGCCCTTGCTGTTGCAGGCGCTGTCAGCGATTGCCGACGACGCCTGGCGCAGCCATTTCAATGCCGGTTATTTTTCCGGCGACTGGAGCGGGGTGGCGCTCATTTCGGCGGTCGATGCGCTGACCGAACTGTCCCCCGGACGCGGTGAGCCGGTGCAACGCGCAGCTTGGCAGCGTGATCCGCGCTGGTCGCGCGCGCTGCAGGATTTGCCGCTCGATATCGTCAGTGCCCGACTGTTGCGCCTGGGGCCGGGCGGCCGGATTCATGAGCATCGTGACTACGATCTTGATGGCCCGGACGCTGATCTGCGTTTGCACATTCCGTTGCTCAGTCCGCCCGATGTCGATTTCTGGCTCGACGGCCGGCGTGTGCCAATGCAGGCGGGCGAATGCTGGTTTCTCGACCTCGCACGTGCGCATCGGGTGGCTAACCGCGACACCTCAGCGCGAGTGCATCTGGTCCTCGATTGTCGGCCCAGTGTCTGGCTGGCGCAGATGATTGCTCAAGGTCTGCCGGACACACCCGCGCCGGAGTTGTCTGATAGCGCGCTGCAACGTTTTCAGCGTCGGGTGGCTGAGGATGCCGCGTTGTCCGCCGAGTTGCAGGCGTTGCATGATCCGCAAATCTTCATCAGCCGGACACTGGTGCTGGCCGCTGAACAGGGTTTGGAGATTTCTCCCGAAGAACTGCGCGCGGCCATGCGCAATGGCCGCCGGCAATGGACTGAACAATGGAGCCACTGA
- a CDS encoding sulfotransferase family protein produces MEPLNFDGWLPIRIWPVAGQWQVDWCWFGDTPLHQPFFREAVDDALRLPFNQAFRRNTPLAALTAWQAQSPGIAPSAFILHASRCGSTLISQMLAQLDDHIVVSEPPPLDALLRSDLPAAERQAAIAGLLSAYGQRRRGVEKRLVIKLDAWNIGEWPLLQACFADTPWLFLYRDPLEIAVSHLRRPGMHMVPGMLGDCVLEDGLQFEGREDFIARRLGRLLDAGLLHCRDSAGLAVNYGELPDAMAGRLARFFRLNDLQRQQVFAAAARHAKQPSETFVADAEDKRREASALLQARVQTCARAPYEALEKLRGA; encoded by the coding sequence ATGGAGCCACTGAATTTCGACGGCTGGTTGCCCATTCGTATCTGGCCGGTCGCTGGGCAATGGCAAGTGGATTGGTGCTGGTTCGGCGACACGCCGTTGCATCAGCCATTCTTCCGCGAGGCGGTCGATGATGCGTTGCGGCTGCCATTCAACCAGGCGTTCCGGCGCAACACGCCATTGGCGGCGTTGACCGCTTGGCAAGCGCAGAGCCCGGGAATCGCCCCGAGCGCATTCATTCTGCATGCCTCGCGCTGTGGTTCGACGTTGATCAGCCAGATGCTCGCGCAGCTCGACGATCACATCGTGGTGTCCGAACCGCCGCCATTGGACGCGTTGTTACGCAGCGACTTACCGGCCGCCGAACGTCAGGCTGCAATTGCCGGATTGCTTTCGGCGTACGGCCAGCGCCGGCGCGGTGTGGAAAAACGCCTGGTGATCAAACTCGATGCCTGGAACATCGGCGAATGGCCGCTGTTGCAGGCCTGTTTTGCCGATACACCGTGGTTGTTTCTCTATCGCGACCCGTTGGAAATCGCGGTTTCCCACCTGCGTCGGCCGGGCATGCACATGGTCCCGGGGATGCTCGGCGATTGCGTATTGGAGGATGGGTTGCAGTTCGAGGGCCGTGAAGATTTTATCGCGCGGCGTTTGGGGCGGTTGTTGGACGCGGGGTTGCTGCATTGTCGGGATTCGGCCGGTTTGGCGGTGAATTACGGCGAGTTGCCCGATGCGATGGCAGGGCGTTTGGCGCGGTTCTTTCGATTGAATGATTTGCAGCGTCAGCAGGTTTTCGCGGCCGCCGCGCGGCATGCGAAGCAACCCTCAGAGACGTTTGTTGCCGATGCTGAAGACAAGCGCCGCGAGGCTTCGGCGCTGTTGCAGGCGCGTGTGCAGACGTGCGCGCGAGCGCCCTACGAAGCTTTGGAAAAATTGCGTGGTGCCTGA